A genomic region of Haliotis asinina isolate JCU_RB_2024 chromosome 1, JCU_Hal_asi_v2, whole genome shotgun sequence contains the following coding sequences:
- the LOC137294281 gene encoding uncharacterized protein gives MPVEDTLMCKKNVLYIGSSVPLETSEGLDAIQQPLKEHYPVEEGATIDGMKSTLTVLPTGLQLLLNDDDSGTIIWFPITSLTLCAAVRCINTVNTATGEKVAKFVSLSSPAAGGVNSRRPAIFTAITRRTKGKKVLECHGFVCESSRDALELVQTTSTADKMSKARINGTVLPSTPSYSVENVSSPVTRSYEVDNVVTSGKIIPETNTLLRSPAMQDYPVRLISGERRPSSTNGVAPEFMDNPPENGYFYSTRTSKVKKYTIDPVSSAEADYLNVSSQAPFAPRPAGDRRSVYSQPVTMAAMPPEASMTLPHPRPAPVVSVRAVPPPPPTVIAAPPQVVRRGRFFSPPPTLMRPRVIAGYPRRDPHVFVPPPPVFIDAPYVIKRRPQRRGSHSSGSGSGSSRSSSPRNIHDETFPKRHMNGDNGDLSSELSSRPRTPPTDYESRPRGPRISRREDYDLRHRAPLGAFPSNGFAPPPQPGYYMYGPQRYPYLPMYVEGRARSVPPPDGKGKKGKKGKKNKKEKKNKKRVYGMPSDSTDSYSGYMSENPNMFDRSYPRLPRDFRKKENMNMSERAFSKNLEAQSRNPHSHEAGMSAYALNEHMASRARGEDEFHMY, from the coding sequence ATGCCTGTTGAAGATACTTTGATGTGTAAAAAGAATGTGCTATACATTGGGAGCTCCGTACCTTTGGAGACATCGGAAGGCTTGGATGCTATACAGCAACCACTGAAAGAGCATTACCCGGTTGAAGAGGGGGCTACTATTGATGGAATGAAATCCACCCTCACCGTCCTGCCGACGGGATTACAGTTGTTGCTGAATGATGACGATTCGGGGACGATTATTTGGTTCCCGATCACTTCACTGACACTATGTGCTGCTGTTCGATGTATCAACACCGTCAACACTGCCACAGGGGAAAAGGTGGCCAAGTTTGTTTCTCTAAGCTCACCCGCTGCTGGTGGTGTCAATTCTAGGAGGCCGGCAATTTTCACAGCGATCACTCGTCGTACTAAAGGCAAAAAGGTTCTGGAGTGCCATGGGTTTGTTTGTGAAAGTTCAAGGGACGCTTTGGAATTGGTGCAGACAACATCCACGGCCGATAAAATGAGCAAAGCAAGAATAAACGGTACTGTACTTCCCTCAACACCTTCTTATTCAGTTGAGAACGTTTCTAGCCCAGTGACGCGCTCGTACGAAGTGGATAACGTTGTTACCTCGGGGAAAATAATTCCGGAAACTAATACTCTTCTCCGCTCACCAGCGATGCAGGACTACCCCGTCAGGCTGATATCAGGGGAGAGACGACCCTCCTCAACCAACGGAGTTGCGCCCGAGTTTATGGATAATCCACCAGAAAACGGGTACTTCTACAGCACCAGGACGTCAAAGGTAAAAAAGTATACCATAGATCCTGTGTCAAGTGCGGAAGCAGATTATCTTAACGTGTCTTCTCAAGCTCCCTTTGCACCCAGACCTGCAGGAGATCGTAGGTCAGTTTACAGTCAGCCCGTCACCATGGCTGCCATGCCTCCCGAGGCTTCCATGACCCTGCCCCACCCACGACCCGCACCTGTCGTATCTGTAAGGGCAGtcccaccaccaccccctacAGTGATTGCCGCACCCCCACAAGTGGTTCGAAGAGGAAGGTTTTTCTCCCCACCTCCTACTCTGATGCGCCCGAGGGTAATAGCTGGGTACCCCCGCCGGGATCCACATGTGTTCGTGCCACCACCGCCGGTTTTCATTGACGCACCGTACGTCATCAAACGACGACCCCAACGACGGGGGTCACATTCGTCTGGATCTGGTTCAGGATCATCACGGTCTTCATCACCAAGGAACATCCATGATGAGACCTTCCCGAAGAGACACATGAATGGCGATAATGGAGACCTTTCAAGCGAGCTCAGTTCCAGACCCAGAACTCCACCCACAGATTACGAGTCTAGACCCAGGGGCCCCAGGATTAGCCGCAGGGAGGACTACGACCTTCGTCACCGCGCACCCCTGGGTGCATTCCCATCTAACGGGTTTGCCCCTCCCCCTCAGCCTGGTTACTACATGTACGGACCACAGCGATACCCATACTTGCCCATGTACGTGGAGGGCAGAGCCAGATCAGTGCCCCCTCCGGACGGCAAGGGGAAGAAGGGGAAGAAAGGTAAGAAGAacaagaaggagaagaagaacaAGAAGAGAGTATATGGCATGCCGAGTGACTCTACAGACAGTTATAGTGGATATATGTCCGAGAACCCCAATATGTTTGACAGAAGCTACCCACGCCTGCCACGAGACTTCAGGAAAAAGGAAAACATGAATATGAGTGAAAGGGCTTTCTCCAAGAATCTGGAGGCACAGAGCAGAAACCCCCATTCACATGAGGCTGGCATGTCTGCTTATGCACTCAACGAACATATGGCATCTAGAGCTCGGGGTGAGGACGAATTTCATATGTACTAA